In one window of Accipiter gentilis chromosome 28, bAccGen1.1, whole genome shotgun sequence DNA:
- the ADRA2B gene encoding alpha-2B adrenergic receptor yields MEGPEGGYSVQATAAIAAAITFLVLFTITGNVLVIMAVLSSRSLRAPQNLFLVSLAAADILVATLIIPFSLANELLGYWYFEKTWCEIYLALDVLFCTSSIVHLCAISLDRYWSVSRAIEYNAKRTPRRIKCSIFIVWTIAAVISLPPLVYKGEKKAAVGGRPQCKLNEEAWYVLSSSVGSFFAPCLIMILVYLRIYLIAKRRHRSHPASTKPPGSVPPNVTPPAGVQPPGTCPPADRTSLLSPEEPPTSPKPRAGTSPQPGGRPRDTLATGTGRVVLAHRPPALNPWRRKTQINREKRFTFVLAVVIGVFVLCWFPFFFLYSLGALCPQRCKVPDGVFQFFFWIGYCNSSLNPVIYTVFNQDFRKAFRRLLCRCRAPTPW; encoded by the coding sequence ATGGAGGGCCCCGAGGGCGGGTACTCGGTGCAGGCCAccgccgccatcgccgccgccATCACCTTCTTGGTGCTCTTCACCATCACGGGCAACGTGCTGGTCATCATGGCCGTGCTGAGCAGCCGCTCGCTGCGGGCGCCCCAGAATCTCTTCTTGGTGTCGTTGGCGGCTGCCGACATCCTGGTGGCCACCCTCATCATCCCCTTCTCCTTGGCCAACGAGCTCCTGGGCTACTGGTACTTCGAGAAGACGTGGTGCGAGATCTACCTGGCTTTGGATGTGCTCTTCTGCACCTCGTCCATCGTCCACCTCTGCGCCATCAGCCTGGACCGTTACTGGTCGGTCAGCCGCGCCATCGAGTACAACGCCAAGCGGACGCCGCGGCGCATCAAGTGCAGCATCTTCATCGTCTGGACCATCGCCGCCGTCATCTCCCTCCCGCCCTTGGTCTACAAGGGGGAGAAGAAggcggcggtgggggggcggCCCCAGTGCAAGCTCAACGAGGAGGCCTGGTACGTCCTCTCCTCCAGCGTCGGCTCCTTCTTCGCCCCGTGTCTCATCATGATCCTCGTCTACCTGCGCATCTACCTGATCGCCAAACGCCGCCACCGCTCCCACCCCGCCAGCACCAAACCACCGGGATCGGTGCCGCCAAACGTCACCCCCCCAGCCGGTGTGCAACCCCCGGGGACCTGCCCACCGGCGGACAGGACCTCGCTGCTGAGCCCCGAGGAGCCCCCGACGTCCCCCAAGCCTCGGGCAGGGACGTCCCCGCAGCCCGGGGGACGCCCCAGGGACACCTTGGCCACCGGGACGGGGCGGGTGGTGTTGGCACATCGGCCGCCGGCGTTGAACCCTTGGAGGAGGAAGACTCAGATCAACCGGGAGAAACGTTTCACCTTCGTCTTGGCCGTGGTCATCGGCGTCTTCGTCCTCTGCTGGTTCCCCTTCTTCTTTCTCTACAGCCTGGGCGCGCtctgtccccagcgctgcaaggTCCCCGACGGCGTCTTCCAGTTCTTCTTCTGGATCGGTTACTGCAACAGCTCCCTCAACCCCGTCATCTACACTGTCTTCAACCAGGACTTCCGCAAGGCTTTCCGACGCCTCCTCTGCCGCTGCCGAGCCCCAACGCCCTGGTGA